AGAAATACTGGTCTAACTTGAAACAACAAAACAAGAACATTTTAACAGCTGAAAGACAAGCAAGATTTCTTACTGGTGGAGGGCCACAAAAAATGTTGGTGAAGTCGATTCAAATGTGTTAGACATAATACCTAGCCTTTTGACTACAGCACCAATGTCTTCGAGTAATTTTACAAGGAATGAGTCTACAGGtactattaaaatgtttttaaataatacatataaatttgttaataaaattatttgtcaaataaataaataaaattattattttagatcgacaaaaagaaatttttaaagcagttaagcaaaataaatcaGCATCTGACTTaagtaagttaaaaattaattaatttaaattaatttaaaatcacaattttttacaatataatgataGATATTNNNNNNNNNNNNNNNNNNNNNNNNNNNNNNNNNNNNNNNNNNNNNNNNNNNNNNNNNNNNNNNNNNNNNNNNNNNNNNNNNNNNNNNNNNNNNNNNNNNNNNNNNNNNNNNNNNNNNNNNNNNNNNNNNNNNNNNNNNNNNNNNNNNNNNNNNNNNNNNNNNNNNNNNNNNNNNNNNNNNNNNNNNNNNNNNNNNNNNNNNNNNNNNNNNNNNNNNNNNNNNNNNNNNNNNNNNNNNNNNNNNNNNNNNNNNNNNNNNNNNNNNNNNNNNNNNNNNNNNNNNNNNNNNNNNNNNNNNNNNNNNNNNNNNNNNNNNNNNNNNNNNNNNNNNNNNNNNNNNNNNNNNNNNNNNNNNNNNNNNNNNNNNNNNNNNNNNNNNNNNNNNNNNNNNNNNNNNNNNNNNNNNNNNNNNNNNNNNNNNNNNNNNNNNNNNNNNNNNNNNNNNNNNNNNNNNNNNNNNNNNNNNNNNNNNNNNNNNNNNNNNNNNNNNNNNNNNNNNNNCTTAAACAATAcgtatgtaaaattatgttagTTTCGAGAAAGAATTGTcctgaaacatttttactaGCAATGTGACTTGACTGAGCGCGTGAACTCCTGACAAATGGATTGGCTAACTTTAAATTCTCACTTAAAACttctcatttaaaaatttttatagccTTATCATTTTGGTATTAGAATTATCGTTTTAAAATGATTTCAGGAATTAACGGATAGTATACCTCAGGTCTGGAACACCTTGTATAtaaactaattatatttactatattactaactaaatttattatataactaactattatataactattatataaaatatttattatactactaactaaatataaactagatatatttattatattattttatacaaaaagagatatatatttaataaattatgttaatcaCTATGGTTTAAAAAcgaaatcaatataatattaaaaagcttttaattcaaattagtacataaatatatctacTTTTAAAACAGATACTTTAAAGGTgttactaaattttatatcatatttctaATAAGAGAGGAAACATAATagtagaattaaaaatttttatcactgCAGATCTGGTTCGAATTTACCATTCAACGTCTTATAACaaaatactaatttattaGCTCTATCGATTCCTAATCTATTACGGATTTTATTTTGGATAAAACTTAAATTGGAAAGCATTCTCTCAATTGACACGGAATTTACTGGACAGTTATGTAAGTgcatgataaaattaataaaatctgcAGGAAGATGATCATTTTTACTGAATGCTTTCCATCTCATTCTAACATTCATATTTTtggctttttaaaaaaagattttagaaAGGGTTCAGCCTCTGCTTGAAAGGATATAATTAACGGTAAAACATCCGGAAATAATTCTGATGCATAATTTCGTGCTGTTTCTTCTTGTTTTTAGACAGTCTTGTAGTATCATATTGCAGATGCAATATATAAGCTAACATATACGCAGGTGTAATAGTTTCAGAAAatcttttttccaaaatatttttatatggttccaatttttcattattcatcGATGTTATCCATAAATTGGTACAGTCCGTTATGTTACATTCTTCAGCTCGATACTAATATCGAATTAAATCATaagaattaaagtaaaaaattaaagaaatagatTAGAAAGACACATTCGAGTAATTATTCACATGTAACATTTTGtgtaatgtaacattttttataagcatgtaaatattatattttattgcaactttatataattttatcaaattatatatataatacatctaaagacaattaataaatataaattaactttttctgAGCAcaatgtgtatgtgcgtgtgtgcgtgcgtataTATGCGTACGTATTTATATTGTACGTATGTATgttgaagtaaaaataatgaaagagaattgcatttctttttaataaatataatttttttttagttttaccTTATCAAGCGCActtgttatatgtattaattgaACGTACAAAGATTTTACTTCTTTATAAATCgcaacattattaataatgcgaGCAATCTTgtcatttatctctttttcatgTTCATCAACTATTTGAAGGTAAAATTGTTGATTACGAATAAAAGTTTCCTAATTTTGGTTGATTGTTCCATTTTCTTTCACCAGGTAACTGAGGTTTGCATGATCCTTCAATTCTTTAGCCATACTCCTACACAATAATCTGCAGATTTTACGTTACATCCAGACTCAATTGCCGATAAGAAATAAGACAATTCGCcagtagaaaaaatattagcaaTAATTGGAGTATTATGTACCTTGCTCCAACCATCTTGCATTAATATAACTGTGTTTTCATTCAACTCGGTTTGCACTTTATCCATGCatgattttatcataaattttatttagtaaatttcCAGATAACTGTTTTCTATTTGGAGGTTCATATCTTGGTCGTAAAACttggataaaatttttaaaatgtatattttcagAGACTCTAAAAGATATGTTGCAAGCATAAAAATTTACCATTGCCTTgtctatttcttctttatgtGCAGTtgtagttttaattatataatttgacatcAAAGGCTATTTCATAAAGCATGAAGgtgatttaatattaattcgttTTCTTTATTCGATTCTTCCAAATCATTGTCTAAATTGAtcttcatttattaaattagcttCATCCTTTTGAAACTTATTACACTTTTGAAGATGCTGTTTCAATTATGGGGCTTTTGCACTTACTAATATTTCACAAGAAATACATTTCTGTTTATTGATGTTATTAACGGAACAGGATTCAAGAGCAAGACCATACAGCGTCTTTGTGTCTTCCTAATGCGTTTTTCAAATTACTCATGTTAACTACACTAACAACTTCACCAATAACCAATAATCAGTAACCAAACCAATAAACGTATAACTTTAATACAGGTACCTAGAAAGATTTGTAGGGAGTATGAATAAATGAGCGACCTTTCCAGCGCGTTTGTTTTTTgatgtttaaatattctcgCGCAGAACCGTAGCTAAGATTATAAGCACCTCGAGCTAcctatgaattaaaatatctcgataagattttctatttattttactatttttaatggaaaagaTCAGTTTTTGCCGGTTTTTCCGGAAAATATCGGTTTTTACCACTGACATGGACTTTATCCAGAAAATGTGGAATTTTGTCGACCCTGCTtaagacacacacacacgcatgcacgcacatGCACAacatttttagtaattttttaaatctcttttttaaattttgtgttattaatttgtagtgcttattgttaacttttacatttttaatattattggatgtattcattattttttcaataataggTACAATATTTCATTTCACCCTATTTTTGaacttaaacaattttaaatgtttattaatgtatgtataatttttgtacagcatgttcttatatttatatttgaatcaCTTTCGTGAATTTAAACTTTTCGAATATAAATGATTTAGAATGTTTActcatgtatatataattatcatatagtGTAGTTTTActtacatttgcatttttaggGTTTAACATATTgccttttatatacatttatattttttaatttacagagAAAGAGCAAATGATGTTCTgtcttaaggggatgctggagtgTTCATTTTTACCGACTAAACgacgtaattttattacacgcGTTTCTCTTTATTGGCTTCACAGATTGAAAAATCGGTTTGCTCTAGTTAAAGTACGTGCACTAATGCAGTCAAGGCTGCCCGAATAATCccgaaatggaaaataatttaagaaattcaaATCTTCCTTATCTATTCTGAGGGTAAACTGCTGTCAACTCGTGACAAGATTTGCTTCCTATAAAAGTTCTACGCTTCGTTGTTACAAAATAAGAGTAGTCTTGACTGCGGATTATGTGAAGAAATAACACACAATTTACAGAATTTGGTTCAGACAcctaatataaaagaaacgcgtgtaataaaattcacgtgaatgcgtgcgtgcgtagaCCTCAGATTTCGTTTTTTGATATGAAATCGATACTCGCGTAGTTTATTTTTGCGCGTACTTTAATACTGCAAAAGAATTTTGTACTCTGCAAAgctaatattgataatttataatattataggtTAGAATTTCGCTCTACATTATCGACCTCGATCAAGTTCGAGCGTcactccagcatccccttaagatattactattgatgaaaaatttctattacatttcttatttttatttatgtcacAACTTAAACTGTTTCTTTCAATTGTTTGCTtgtttgcatttatattaggtaaaatattattttgctaaCATACATGAAATTTAACAATCTTTTTTGATGGaccaatttttaacataaggctactttattttacattattttcttctgtttcatttatgttttttatatcattctgTAGATTgtaatcaattatatatgtatgataaataattgtaagtacatttatattctatgatcaatttttttcatactttttaCTTCATTTGTAATACCTAAATATTCTTATCATCtacataaataacatttatataatgaagtagtaatatgtaattttaaaataagaattgttAATTCtatgtgtattttaatttagaatagtatttattttttatttttttctattaagtGTCACTCAATGTGGTAAAACtcaataaaagattataaaaatcaatttgttaaaattttttactgtttttgtattaatactacattattaaatactacATTATATCTCACTCCTTTCTAGAAATCCAGATGCAGGACAATATTTAAGCTTTGCAACTATAAGATGTAGTATGCATCGTGAACGTGAGAAAAGCCGACCATCTGTACCTAATACATTGGAATCATTATATGATATTCTCGAAAATTCTgacattatacaaaatatttataaaaataaagtagtTACAACGGatggaaaaaaatgcaataattttatcaactaATTATTTACTGCAAGCATTGTCTTCTACTACTGAAATCTATGTAGATGGAACTTTTTCTGTAAGTAccattattttttcttgtaagaAAGTTCTTAATATCTGACgcatatataaaagcaaaattaagtataattatataaattatttaaaaacatcatTTTTAAGGTTCTTCCACGCAAACCTCATATTGCGCAGCTTTACTCGGTCCATATACGATACATGGATacggtaaaatatttattaaaatcagtcagttttttttaaagcgtTAAAACGAACGCTTTAAGGAAGATAACTTTAACAAGGATAAcgataaataacgaaataaataacttgATCTTTCCAGGGTATTGCaacattattcatattatgtGATGTACGTACAACAACTTTGTATGATGCTTTATGGGATAAAATTACACAACTAGTACCACAACTTGAACAAAACATTAAGTTTATTATGAGCGATTTTGAAACAGCTGCAGTAAAATCACTGAATAAGAAGTTTCCTAGTGCTAACTTAACTGGATGTTGGTTCCATTTCAATcaggtatatataaaaacgttCTTCAGATGAATTCATTAATAGTAttagaaatgtatatacatgtaagtGTACGTAAGCGAGTGCAATTTCTACAGATAATGTGTTACATATGACAAGACACATGTATGTAATTTTGATACTATTGTATCTTGTTTATCTTACTTGTTATCTTGTTTATCTTACTTTGAGAAATAATCAGCACTGCCATTCAATTACGTAAatcactttttattattttttatttgacaaattattGAACAGTCACTGTTGAGTCACTATAGTCATCTCCCTGAGATATCAAACTTCTAAAAAagtctttatttatattttttgttttgtttgatAACAATTGTTACTCGTTCATTGTTGATCACTGAATACTAGTCTGATACCTCAACATCCGATTTTGAAGGCTACTTATTGATAGTCGTAGTAGCAGTACTTAGGCtagttactttttatatactcACAAAATgtgtctttttattatatttttaaaatctttattttttttatcatttgatGAATACATTTacctttttgttttatttagataatataatgttttaatgtttattttgttagTCGTTtcgtctttattttaatatttttaataaaatgcattaattttatttaataaaaatacatcaaAGGTATACTTATATCTTACAAAAGtctattctttcttttacaaGCTTTGAAATCATgctataaaaagaatttagcCTTATGATTGGATAACAGTTATGGTCAAATAATACGCATTAGTATTTCGtagaatatttagtattttatttaataatagttttagcATGCTAGCTTAGTTAAGATAGCATAGACAACAGTTGATTTGGCtagtaaaaatattcgttTGTTCTTAAATACTTTGAACACATATCTACGCATGTCATCAATACAGTTACAATAAGTATAAgtacaaatatagaaaaattacattacattttaaatttcaggCTGTACTACGTAAATGGCGAAAACTGCGCCTTTCAAATATTCCAAAAACGGTACTTTCAATGACTATGACATTGCCTTTGTTACCACCAAATATGTTTCAAGaagctttattaataatacaaactGAAGCAGACCTACTTGCTGGTGAACATCcagatattttacaattcaTGTCATATTTAAGACTTACCTGGTCAAATATGGCATCGAAAATTAGTACCTATCATTGTCCTGTACGTACGAATAACATAGTAGAAAGTTTCCATAATATTGCAGTACAGAAATTAGGAAcaagaaatattaacatatggACATTcttaggtaatatataaaatattttttattaattttaaagattctTAAACAGACACAATTATACTACActtagtatataaaataattaaacattttacataaCGTGTATCACTTATGTGTGACATTGGCCTAACATTAGGCAATCaaagtatttttatcataaattgtCACATATATGTgataagttatattttaaattcaaatgtaattttaatttgaaaaatcagATACGGCATTTCTTTTACATGTGAAAatctcaaatattaaatttttaagtaaatagatgtttctacaaaataaatgaaaacagTTTTCATTTCTGATAGCTTAATAATAAGCGATCCATTTTgagatactttttttttgtattattattaagatgcTATATTTACCTTGTTTCATATCTTATATATTGTTCTCTTTTTCCAGATAAATTATCTTACTTAATTACTGATCAAGAATTAGATTTACGTCGATTAAACAATGGTGTTAGATCTCGACGACCTCATACAAGGGCAAATAGAGAATTTGATTCTAAAATTAGAAATGCGCAAGAAGATTTAGTTAATAaaggtattattttattattttataattatatagtgtCCCAGAATGTTGAGTACAAAATTTGTGTATAGATAAAGTGGACTAACTTAAGTCAAAAAGTCCTGTACCGgtttacaaattttacaatagttataacgagttattaattattaaaaatagtcgAGTGATAAATGACTATATGTGAAAACTTTAAATTTCAAGGTTATcactaaaagaatttttactcATGTTTACGACAAACtataatgtttttcaaatGGAACAAATGGCCTCATTAGAAGGTATGTACTATGCGTATACAATACATACTATCGAGCTTTATGcttatttatgctattaatCGAGCATGTATGCATGTTATTGTATGATCATTTTTACAACGACAGAAATAACAttgttataacaaaataataaaataaaatcataagtcattattatattaatttaccaAGGTCCATtccaaaaattcataaaactatttcttttttcagatGCTGATTTAACAAATGGTGAACAAGTAGACTTAGAGTTATTCTCagataatttaaatgaaaCTTTTCAGACACgtaaatattacttacttTTCACATATGCAAAACTACCTAGTTCATTAAgattttttcaacattttattttaaaaaacattcaaCTTTgctaaatgttttaattttgttgcacatatataacatagttaaaaacataaatagcAAATTAATAGTACATTTTAATTACTGATTTTATAATGTGCatcttttacaaatatttttattttgtttcaggAAAGCAAAATATGAGACGTAAGTCTCgacatttatatagaaatttacaTAGTCGAAGAGAAGAACAAACTGTATCTGCAGCAAGTACAGGTAATGcaagttattttattacattttaaaaatatttcgaaacttttaattctttaaacatTGTCtataatgtgtgtgtgtgtgtgtgtgtatgcgcgcgcgcgcgcacacacacacacacacacacacacacacacacaatattacatatgcaaaattaatatccagtcatattacaaaatatcaatTCAGATGAGATATTATCAcatgtcaaaataaattataacttcaCACTTATCCCATACGAATAACTTGTCGTATGAAATTTTTCTGGTGATCTTTCGTGAtgatagataattattttggacataattattaaatcggTAGATTTTTTACTTgtctaacaaatatttaaataaaagattacaataattttgtttttagataatagcgaaaattcttcaaatatacCGACATTAACGCATGAACAATCTGAAACTAATATTAGTGATTCAGAAGAGCATAACAGATCTCGATCTGGACATAGAAGTTTACATAGTGAAGGAGAGGAACAAAATGTATCTGCAATAAGTACAggtaataaaagtaattttatcacactttaaaaatattttgaaactttCAATTCTTTAAACATTGTCTATagtatgtgtgtgcgcgtgcatGTGCGTGtgcttgtgtgtgtgtgtgtgcgtgtgcatgCGTgggcgcgtgcgtgcgtgcgtacttgcgtgcgtgtgtgcatACCCGATTtacttatcaaaatttttaggattatttatcaaaaaatttatacattattttaatggcTGGCACGGGTGAACTGATACATCCtgtatataagattatacaccattgtaataaatatttaataaaagatttaaaaaattttgtttttagacGACGATAGAGaaaattcttcaaatatacAGATAATATCACCTGAACACTCtgagattaatattattgctgATTCAGTAAGCCAACTTGACAGATTTCAATCCATACAGACAAATATACATAGTCAAGGAGAGGAACACAATGTATCTGCAATAAGTGCAggtaaaagttattttaccacattttaaaatcatccagaaatttttataaatctaaacATTTGTAACCCTAGTGTATAGTTCCATACTTTTacgtaacaaatatttaaataaaacattaataaaataataaagaataaataattttttattttcaaataataatagagaaaatTACTCATGTACAAATAATAACACCTGAAATAAACATTACTTCTGATTGCGAAAACAATTCTACTCATATAAAGTAACGTAGTAGCTCAAGCTATAGTAACAGACTCAAATTAATCTTCATGCACATCagtacaatattaattatttctattttgtctTACAGACGATGAATTAATATATGAGGTGCCGGAGGATGATTATTTCTACTTAAACGAAAGAAGTACAGAAGATGGTCCGTTTCACACCGTAAATTGGAATCTGGATAATGAAAGCACTTCAAAAGAAGAATCTTCCATAGATAATTGTACAGTGTGTCTTGTTGAAGAACGCACGCACGCTTTTGTACCTTGCGGTCATCTCGCTTGTTGCTCCTCATGTATCGAACGTTTGGAAGCCAATCGATGTCCAATATGTAACGTGATATATGAAGACTGTATAAGAATCATAAAACCGTAAAACATTCAATATCTTACATTTAGgtctaaaaatttcaagaaaagcTGTGTTActtgataagaaaaagaatattttttcgatGAAGATAAAGCAACGTTcgtgcaattttatgtaattttgaaaaatttttcgaagtttatataatttggttACCTTAaatcaaagttaattaatttttaacaatcaGTTACagtaaattaagttttagTAACTATTAGTACTAGTAGTAAAAACTGTGAAATGTCAATAGCGCTAAAACGAATTCAAGATATgacaataagttaaaaatgtaacaatatgAACTTGATCGACAGCATAATTTCTCAGAATTACgtaaaaagtaataacaaGCAGAGAAACTGTTATATCATCTAGGTGTAAACGTACTATTGTACTTGAATTGTCATTGATAGAACATTGACTACGTTTATACGGCATCGTTAATCGGATTTTATAACATCCGTAGGAATGTCAGGAAGATCAATCGTAACCATTTTTCAGAAGAATGGAATAGCCCGTGATTGGCCGGCCTAAGAAGGTGCCGTGTAAACGCAGTCATATTGAGTcagatttatctttttcttcgtttcaGAGTAATAGTTTATATCTCTCAGCAGATGTAtgattatagaaattatttttagagttgctttaaatcaaaatgtataaaacgtACATAacgtataaacattttaattatgcaaagaagagcaaaaatattttaatttttctttcttataataaCATTACGAATAtgcgtattaaaaaattgtgatacTATTTGATACTTTGTAAACATAAAAGAGGCTTTACGTATCGTATAAAGTTTAATACTGACGATCTGTTTTACTATTTAAACGTAATTGTTTTAGAACGAT
This genomic stretch from Temnothorax longispinosus isolate EJ_2023e unplaced genomic scaffold, Tlon_JGU_v1 HiC_scaffold_15, whole genome shotgun sequence harbors:
- the LOC139823629 gene encoding uncharacterized protein, yielding MEKNAIILSTNYLLQALSSTTEIYVDGTFSVLPRKPHIAQLYSVHIRYMDTGIATLFILCDVRTTTLYDALWDKITQLVPQLEQNIKFIMSDFETAAVKSLNKKFPSANLTGCWFHFNQAVLRKWRKLRLSNIPKTVLSMTMTLPLLPPNMFQEALLIIQTEADLLAGEHPDILQFMSYLRLTWSNMASKISTYHCPVRTNNIVESFHNIAVQKLGTRNINIWTFLDKLSYLITDQELDLRRLNNGVRSRRPHTRANREFDSKIRNAQEDLVNKGIILLFYNYIVSQNVEYKICV
- the LOC139823630 gene encoding uncharacterized protein translates to MFTTNYNVFQMEQMASLEDADLTNGEQVDLELFSDNLNETFQTRKQNMRRKSRHLYRNLHSRREEQTVSAASTDNSENSSNIPTLTHEQSETNISDSEEHNRSRSGHRSLHSEGEEQNVSAISTDDDRENSSNIQIISPEHSEINIIADSVSQLDRFQSIQTNIHSQGEEHNVSAISADDELIYEVPEDDYFYLNERSTEDGPFHTVNWNLDNESTSKEESSIDNCTVCLVEERTHAFVPCGHLACCSSCIERLEANRCPICNVIYEDCIRIIKP